The Coffea arabica cultivar ET-39 chromosome 2c, Coffea Arabica ET-39 HiFi, whole genome shotgun sequence genome includes the window CAATCGACTCAAAATATCAAACGGCTGAACTAACAATGCAGTGGATCCTCACTAGTAAAACTGTCATTGAAGAGGATGCCGATGATGAAGATATAATGCCTGTCAAATTTAACTATACTCAATTCACAGACTTGGCACAGTATGTGGATCGTAAAGATAAATCTGTAGGTATGTATGTTCTGTGTTAGACATATATCATGCATTTCAAATCAGGACAGCTTTTACAACAACTTTTTCCTTTCACAGATGTCCTTGGAATAGTTATTGAAGCACAGGACAGAAGGGTCAttaataaacatttcaaagaatCAGTTGTTCAGAAATTCGTCCTTGTCAATGAACAGTAACCGGCCCTTTCTGCCGCTTGCCACACTCTTAGTTAATTCTGTTATAATTCAACGTCTATCTGTTACATGTCTTAACAGCTGCCTATTGCCTTCATGTTAGATCACAAGCTGTCATGCTTTCTATGTGGGATGATTTCATCAAAAATGAAGGGCAACAGATAATAGCTGAAATAGGCAACTACCCTGTCATCATATGTCGCAGGCTCAAAGTTAACAACTATAATGGTAATTCTCCCTCTATAcatctttattttaattttcatttttgtaaaaaatctgATACAGAAAATTTCCCAATGTATCTTCATTCTTAATCGTATAGGAGTTGCGCTGTCGACATGGTTTGATTCTGCAATCCTTGTTGATCCTCCTGTACAGGAAGCAAGAGAATTAAAGAACTGGTATTGATTAATGCTTTATATCATGTTAGCAATCAATCATATATAATCActtgttttgattattttttttgtttcctctaTCCCAGGGCGATCAGAAATACCAAACTACTTGCAGCAATCATTGATGAAAAAAGCTATATTAAGTATAACCCTCAGATATCTGCAAAGCCAGATCAAAAAACCATTTTGATTTCAAATGTCAGACCATCACAAAAGGTTTCAGCATTTCTTCATCTAATCTGTCATTTAACTATCCATTTACATATTAACATATAAGTTAACACTGTGGCTTCCATTGCTGTCTTTTAGAATATATGGGTTAAAGCAAGGTTCTCCTTTCAGCACATATTCCAGAAATACTGGTATATGAGCTGTAAAAAATGTTGTCGGGGCACTGCTGCTGCAGATGGAGTTATTTTTATGTGTAATACGTGCAAAGAAAAACATCCTGCTCAGCCTAGGTACTTACTTTGAAATTCATTAATGTATATATTCTACTTATTTATTGCTAACTCTTCTTTAACACATATGCCTCACTCAAATTTACATACATCTATAGGTGTCGCTTTGATATGGATTTATGTGATGATACTGGTGCCATCACAGCTTCTGTTTTTGGAGAACAAGCTGAAAAGCTGCTAAAGTTCACTGCTCTTGAAATAATGGACCATTTTAAGCAGGCCTGTTTTCCTTGCAAAAAATAACTGTCAAATTATTATCCCTTCCATTTAATTGTTATTGTAGCAGACTTCTGCATTGTGAATATAATGCTTATCCACTCACCTATTTTTCCCGTCCATATTTTCCTTTTATAGAACATTGAGCTCCCTCTGGAGGCTGTCCATAAGGAGTTGGAGTCCAAGTGGTTTCTCATACATATAAAACCAGTGCAGGCTCAAATGTCTGATGCAAAACAACGCTATACAGTTATCTACTATTCTGAACTTCTCAATAGTGATGCTGTTGATTCCCCTGCTGAATCTAAAAATGCTGAATCCAAAAATCCTACTTTGTTAATCGAGCTGCAATCTGACACCGCTGACATCGTCACTTCAGGTATTAACTGTTTAGCATTAACATTTAATTGTATCTATGACATTAATAAAACCTTTATTTCCTTCTCAGGTCAAATAATAATGCCTCATAAACATCTGTTCAAAAACTCCTTTGTTCTTCTAATTCTATTATACAATTGACTATATATTCATCTATCATTATTAGATGTAGCCTATATAGACATATATTACTATTTCGCCTTTGTtaacaaattttattttcttacagCAACCACACCTAGTCAAGAAACCAAACCAGCTTCCAAGGCCAGACAATGTTTAACTCAAAAATTGGAACTCTTAGCTGATGAAGCCAATAATACTTCCCGTTCTGTCAGTGAAGGCTCTAAGAAGAAGTCCAGGCTTATGTAGACTGGTGTTATTTCCTTTTGTGTTAATAACTACAAATAGGTAGCTGTACTGTATATTGCTATCAATTACTTTTTGTTCACCGCCTTATTCTGCCTCAGAAGCCACGCTACCCATACCTGATCCCcttcttttgaactttattttgtttgatgGTTTATTCTCCTAGGGGAACTATGCTGCCAGTACTTGATTACCTTTGTTGAAACTTGCAGCTAAAATGAAAATAGCTTTTATGTCTTGTTCCATTGCTGTTCTAACAGGACATTTTactgtcatttacttttttccAGCTATTCCATCTTTACATTTCAATCCGATGCTCATTACCCTTCAGTTACACCAGAACACTTTAGTCACAATTTTACTGAACAGTTATCTCCTTCTGCATTAATTATTCAGTGGATATAACACATGTAGTATCAATTATAATATGTACTTCTCTGAACATCAGCATTGTCATCTACTAAACTACTGGCCCAACACACAACCAATTATATTTGTTCTGCTACGATAAACAGGCATCACTTGatagtatatatataaatgtctGTTTCCTCTTCCATTCCTTCTTACTATGTGCATGCCTTTGCTTACAATTTATTACAAATCTCTTTCTTTATGCTTTCATAGCTCACACTTATGCAACTACACTGACCAACTGCTCTCATCCATTCGTCTTAACACCTTCATGGCACAAACATCTATCGTTTCTATGAATTCCTCTCACAGCACGAACAATGCTCCACAAACATATTGCTTTTTTATTAGATGCAAAAACAAAGGACAGGTAATAATATTTGTCTCCAATGTTATAGCTTTCTTATGGTTTTTTCTTCAACTTGCGTTCAAACATGACCTTCCTTTTTATGCAACATACAGCCTTTGCctgttgaatttcaaatattgCTGAGCCAACACGATGACACTACAATCACCTTCAGACATGGATTGCAACGATGGACTATCTCAGTTAGAAATAGCTGCTTTGAAGAAGGATGGATAGAATATTATCACCAGAACATAACCAAAGAGCATGATATGCTATTGCTTCGCCATGCTGGAGATCTAATTTTTGATATCATTCATTTCTCTGAACTGAAAAAGCAAGTCTATCTCCGTTGGACAGTTTCCCTACCGAATCTTTTGCATCAGCAAAACAGTATAGGTTCACAAGTTATATTTCCCTTTCTAATTTAGCATTCTATATATACCACTTACTATATTTTACAATATTATTCTTTCGTCTTGTCAGATCCtacctttttatcacttcatcaGCAAATTGTTTCGTCATCGCTAAGCCTGGATTTCTCTCAAGATCTATCCAATTCAATCTGCTTTTATCAGACGTTTGACTCAGCATATCCAAATTCCTTGGTAATCTTCTTTTCTATCCACCGTTTCTAAACACCTTTCCTCCGGCAGAATAATTGACCCTTCTTCATTAACTAACTTACATTCTCTTATTTGTAGAAACTCCCTCGGTTTGTCGATCACTTTTTAAATGGTAACAGAACTCCAACTATAGTTCTAAAAACTGGCAACAACATCACTCAAGTTTGAATAAAGCGCAACCGACTCAAACAAAATTGGAGAAAGTTTGTTCTGGACCATCATCTGCAGCATAATGATACGCTTGTCTTCATTCCAGAATCGCAGACAAGCTTTGCTGTTTTAATCTTTAATAGTGATGGAATTGAGAAGATTTTCCCTTGGTACAATATCTTTCTGCTGTACTTTTATGGTGGACGGATATCCACTTACATATGTAATCCTTCATTAAATATATAATCAGTTTATTATTAACCTGCTTCTCGACAAAAAAGACTGGTCTGTCTCATTTTTACTGCAATACATATCCAACAATTTACTCTGCCCAGGAATATATTCCCTTGCTGCAAAATTTTATCAGATTTCTGACAATGCAGTGACCTACATGAACTGAACATCATGCATGACCCAACACTGAGCAACCAAGctattcttttctctctacaaTATTCCTTCACTGTGCATTTTATTTGCGATATCTATTCTATGTCATAATACAGCTTCATCCATTGAAACAAGTTCCCTTCTTTTAATTAACTAGTAATAGCTCACATGTTTTGTACAAAATTGTAATatcttaaaatatattatttttcaaataacTAATTTCTTTTCAAACTTTAATCATCAATATCATAATATagtatttttatattatttattttctaaagctaattacttttaaaaattttatcaaatCAAAAAAACATTCCAATATAGTTCAAATATCCCTTAGAATTCAATTTGAAATCATAAACCAAATACTTTTTCATTTATAACTTAAACTTTAAcatatcaaatattcacaaTATTATGTTTAGCCAAAATTATAGTATATTCATCACTCTATTACATATAAACATGAAGGTAATTTCCAAATAACCACTTGCACTGCCTAATACCAACATTCATACgttttatataataataatgattGGTATGTATAATAATAGAAGATCGAGTCCAAGAATAggtaaataatttttaataaaaattttttaattataattatcaATAACATTAAAATATAATCAATTGAagtattttatttcctttaataagTGCCACATTAAAATCATATaagtataatttaaaaataacaaaaactaagataaaaAAATCCTTACAGTTGCACTCCTTAATATCAACATTCATACTTTTTATATACTAATAATTTAAATTACAGTATTTACCAATCCGCTATAACAATATTACAAATTCTCCACTTTAGATATATAGTTGTGCGCCCATACTTATTGTTCTTTTTCGTAAAATTTTCCAATACCAGCAACAGCCATCTTACTTTACACCAAAATATTCGTTCACCTTATAAGCATTAAAAAAGGAATTCTTGATTTAAATCAAAAAGTCTAGAGCTACTAGCAGACAAAATGCCGCAGGCCTAACAAAGATTCCTTTACTGCATGCATTATACTGCTAGATTTGCAACTTCATGCCTGCCAATCTCTTTACTTGTTCTCTTTTCAACCCATCACTCAACTTATTACTCATATTTACATTTCCTACCACCCTACAAATCATTTACCATTTCTCTCCTACATATTCATCACCTCCTACCAATAAATCGCATTTAGTTTCCTCTGCAAATACCCAGCACGCTCAATCTTCTCTTCAAAGTACATCCTGCTAAACAATACCCGTAAGATGAACCCTTCTACCATGCCTTTGTCTGCTATTCATCCATCCTTGAAACACTGGGGAGTTACTGTCCAGGCAATTGAAGCAAGACATGTGAAGTCTAGCTCAATTCTTCAGCAAGAATTTCAAACATTTGTGCTTGCTGACGCAGAGGTAATATATATCCAAGTCTTCCTTTTACCTTCAAATCATCAAACTAACTTCAATACAATTTAATAGTTGCTAATCACAGGGTACAACAGTCGAAATGCATGTTCCTCAGAGCATTCTCGATCAAAGAACTAAACTGCTTGTACCGTTTAAAACATACCACATCTCTGGAGCTTTGCTTTCCCCGCCAATTACTGATACTGCCATCGGTCAATATCCATTCCATTTCATTGCTACTGAAGATACTTTAATTGAAGAAATTCAAGAGGCTGGTCAGCCTTCTCTTCCTCTTCATTTCCAGCTACATTCTTTCTCTACATTAGCCGTAATTGCTGACACTGATCAGCTTATAAGTAAGTTAGCCCTCACACCATGCAATATCTTGTCCACCTGCCAACAAATTTCTAGCATcctgattttctttttaaaacttCCTTAGATGTCATGGGAATTGTACTACATGCTTTACCTGTGAAAACTATCACTTCTGACAGAGAAACATCCATTGCTCGAGACTATGTCATTGCCGATCGAGAGTAATAACCTTACCTGCTAATTCATTTAGTTATTCCATACATCATATATCCCAACAAACTATTCACATAAATATTTATTCTTCCTGTTTTTGCTAGCATGAAGCCATTCATTTTAACCTTGAAGAATGACTTCGAACAAGCCAATGGTCCTGCAATTGCAGCTGCTCAAAACGATTTTCCAGTCATCATTGGCATAAGAATGAAAGTCACAACACAGAACTGTAACCAAATACCTactatttattatttaaaaaacacCATCACACTTATAAGCAAAAAAATCTTTTTCGTCCATCTTGCTGTTcatattttcttcctttttttcccttatATCCCAGATCTTAGTCTTTCAACTCAAGATTCGACCACTATTTTGATATCTCCAATAGTACAACAAGCAACGGATCTGCATCACTGGTCAGAATTTTTTAGGCGCTCTATGTTCCATCATTCCAATTACTCTGTTCCACCTTAACTTTTCCTTTCTTATTTTAGGTATCATCACAACGCGCCTCAGCTAGCACAGATGGTACATCAACACAGTTATACTAATCCGCACATCCTTCTTCCTCCCCCTCACTACAATCAAATCCATGACATAGCCGCTCTGCTTCACTTCGTAAAATTCTTATACTACTGGCCAATTTCACATCTTAACTTCTTTTTCATATTTCCTTGTTAATATTTCCCTATTGCTGCTCCTAttgcttttattattttatgtaGAAACCAAGCACCGCATGGATTACAGGTGTCGTCGAGCTTGATTGTAAACCTCAAGATTTTACCTACATAGCTTGTCCCAATTgttatcacccaaacaactgtTTAGATGAACGGAAAATAACTTGCAAATACTGCCAAGCTAATGTTGATCTCCAACCCAGgtacttataaataatataCCCTGTTTATCTTATTCAATCTATACCTCCAATCGCATGTACATCACCTCATTAATTCCAGGGCTTGCATTTCCATCTGGATCACAGATTCAACTGACACTCTATGTCTTACTGCTATGGGCTCTGAAGCCGAAAAACTAGTTCAATTTTCAACTGCTGAACTATTCTATTTGCAAATGGAGGTAAGTACCTATTTTCTTTTATACATCACTTGTTTCGGTCTCTTTTTCCCAACAACTTATTATATTCCTTTCACACTTTATTCTCACCAGAATATAAATATAACTCAGCATCTCCAAACAATTCTCCACGGAAAAATACTTACATGCTACGTCAAACCCTCCACATCAAAGTTCAGAATGATCAGACGCTCAGCTTATCAAATGATCACTTACTACACTATGGATGAAGTTCACAACGTTGACAACCTCAACATCAATGATCTCAACATTAATCACTGAAGACCTACTTATTCTGTTTTCTAAATCTACGTTCATTAGTATTAATGTTTTTTTACTTATCTGTTAAATATGCTGTTCATTACAATCTCCAAATTTCTTACTTTCAACTTTCCAATTTCTTATTACTTTACTCAACAACACTGGGCATGCCAATCTTTCAAATCCACACCGCGCTTATGCGCGGTGCACACCTCCTAGTTTATTTAACATATGTATAAAAGAGCGAATGccatggctcaaaagggatggTTGTTTTGCTGATGTGGCCAATAGTTATTGGCTGGAGTGTGTTCGTCCAACTTGTTCtcattttcctcttttattgCTCGTCCTTTTTTCTTCCTAACTGATGATAACAACTAACAATAGCAATAGCACAAGCGGAGGACAGAGTTCCATCTCTTCGATTCTTGCTTCTTCCTCTTCCTTTGTTGCCAGAGAGCAGGTGAGCTGCTCTTGCAAACAGCGGCCCATGTCAAATCACACCCACTCCTCTTTGATTTTTTGTCACAAAATGTCAAGGTTACAAAATATActatcctctctctctctctctctcaatatTTCTGCCGtccctctctttcttctctttctctcaGTAGCTTCTCTCTTTTCcagtttttcctcttttttttctcaaaaaaaaaatactcatGCTTCCATTTGCTTTGGTAAATCGTTATTTGTATCAAAGAAAGACTTGGAGTTCTTTTTTTCAGTTCTTTAATTTTTTAGTCTTCGATCTAACTGTGTATTTTACTCCCTGCTGTTTTTTAGGTTTGAAGATAGTGTTCTTTAGATGGGTGATAATacagaagaaggaaaagatcTAAGGTAATGAAGCTTTTTTCTTAGCAAAGAATTTAGACCTCCATGTTTGACATACTTgcttttcatatttttatattttcatttatGGTTTTAGAGATTTGATTgagaactttttttttattattgtgaaaggaatattttctcttttattcCATTCATTTCACAATTTTTCCCTCTATTGTAGAGAGAGCAGATAGTGTCAACGAATGAAAGGAAGATAAAcctggttcttttatttttggaaggaaaattgacGGGAAGGAGGAAAAAAGATTAAACTTTTCAAGGTTTGAgtttttctttagtttatttttcaatcatttttctaATTCTATGCTAAACTAGACCTCCAAGTTTcaattttctctttgtttttttcctttttattgaaGGGTAAAGGTTTTAATGTCTTGTTTAGTTATTGGTTTTGCTGCTGCTCGGAGTCTTACTTTGGCATTGCTTTCCTTTGAGTATTTGTAAGTGTTTGTGATCTCTGAGTTTTGTTATTGTGG containing:
- the LOC113735593 gene encoding replication protein A 70 kDa DNA-binding subunit B-like, whose product is MEKLLSIKEIVPDMQDWSCKVIVQEKQQITQSLSTPTKKQKLIFVDTEGSKVEGIIFNHDISRVGPILQVYKKYKITNAVVRPIDSKYQTAELTMQWILTSKTVIEEDADDEDIMPVKFNYTQFTDLAQYVDRKDKSVAAYCLHVRSQAVMLSMWDDFIKNEGQQIIAEIGNYPVIICRRLKVNNYNGVALSTWFDSAILVDPPVQEARELKNWAIRNTKLLAAIIDEKSYIKYNPQISAKPDQKTILISNVRPSQKNIWVKARFSFQHIFQKYWYMSCKKCCRGTAAADGVIFMCNTCKEKHPAQPRCRFDMDLCDDTGAITASVFGEQAEKLLKFTALEIMDHFKQNIELPLEAVHKELESKWFLIHIKPVQAQMSDAKQRYTVIYYSELLNSDAVDSPAESKNAESKNPTLLIELQSDTADIVTSATTPSQETKPASKARQCLTQKLELLADEANNTSRSVSEGSKKKSRLM